From the Gallaecimonas mangrovi genome, one window contains:
- a CDS encoding pyridoxal phosphate-dependent aminotransferase: MHTKSAKLKDVCYDIRGPVIAEAARLEAAGEQILKLNIGNPAPFGFTAPPALLDAIGANLHQSQGYCDAKGLPAARELISRHYQAKGVARASAEHIYIGNGVSELIQMSLQALVNNGDEILLPAPDYPLWTACTVLAGGNAVHYRCDESNGWQPDLDDIRSKITPRTRGLVVINPNNPTGAVYSKAMLQALIEIAREHQLVLFADEIYDQILYDGAVHHPMAALSDDVVTLTFNGLSKAYLAAGFRQGWLMVSGHTDNARDYIEGLNMLANMRLCANVPSQHALVAALGEPDSIQPLLLPTGRLCQQRDLAFEMLSNIEGVSCVKPQGGLYLFPRLDPKRFAISDDEGLVLDLLRKEHILLVQGTGFHYPTPDHLRIVFLPPKEVLTDAISRFGHYLDQRAEAVAPSAA, from the coding sequence ATGCATACCAAATCGGCCAAACTCAAAGATGTCTGTTACGATATTCGCGGTCCAGTGATCGCGGAGGCAGCGCGACTTGAGGCGGCCGGCGAGCAGATCCTTAAGCTCAACATTGGTAACCCTGCCCCTTTTGGTTTTACCGCCCCACCCGCCCTGCTTGACGCCATTGGCGCCAACCTGCACCAAAGCCAGGGCTATTGCGATGCCAAAGGCCTGCCCGCCGCCCGCGAGCTGATTAGCCGCCATTACCAGGCAAAGGGGGTTGCGCGCGCCTCAGCCGAGCATATTTATATCGGTAACGGCGTCAGTGAACTTATTCAAATGAGCCTGCAGGCACTGGTCAATAACGGCGATGAGATTTTATTGCCCGCCCCCGATTACCCCTTGTGGACGGCTTGTACGGTACTGGCCGGCGGTAATGCCGTACATTATCGCTGCGACGAGTCCAACGGCTGGCAGCCCGATCTAGACGATATTCGCAGCAAAATTACCCCCCGCACCCGCGGCTTGGTGGTGATTAACCCCAACAACCCAACCGGGGCGGTTTATAGCAAAGCCATGCTGCAAGCATTGATTGAGATTGCGCGCGAACATCAGCTGGTGCTCTTTGCTGACGAGATATACGACCAAATTCTCTATGACGGCGCCGTGCATCACCCGATGGCGGCGCTCAGTGACGATGTGGTCACCCTAACCTTTAATGGCCTTTCTAAAGCCTATTTAGCGGCCGGTTTTCGCCAAGGCTGGCTGATGGTATCGGGCCACACTGATAACGCCCGCGATTATATTGAAGGCCTTAATATGCTGGCCAATATGCGGCTGTGCGCCAACGTACCGAGCCAACATGCCTTAGTGGCGGCACTCGGTGAGCCAGACAGCATTCAGCCACTCTTGCTGCCAACAGGCCGCCTTTGCCAGCAGCGGGATTTGGCCTTTGAGATGCTCAGTAACATTGAAGGGGTTAGCTGCGTTAAGCCACAAGGTGGCCTCTACCTTTTCCCGCGCTTGGACCCAAAACGGTTTGCCATTAGCGACGATGAAGGCCTGGTACTCGACCTGCTGCGTAAAGAACACATTTTGCTGGTGCAAGGCACCGGTTTTCACTACCCCACCCCAGACCACCTGCGCATTGTGTTCCTGCCGCCAAAAGAAGTGCTCACCGATGCCATTAGCCGTTTTGGTCATTATCTTGACCAAAGAGCCGAAGCCGTCGCCCCCTCGGCGGCCTGA
- a CDS encoding bifunctional helix-turn-helix transcriptional regulator/GNAT family N-acetyltransferase yields MDFYTLAGPMALGSRLRRLAERFTQDAEKIYRHYDVELDPRWFPVFYMLANKGCSGIGVLAEDVGQSHAAVSQVVKAMAKKGLVTVNKQAADGRVSEVSLTAKGQAQAANLAQQCEDVGAVVNSLLAKTQSQLWAELDTLEYELTKLSLFERVEDLLQTRQQSQLALVPFSGQYQEAFKALNVHWISQHWTLEPSDFKALDNPVENIIAKGGYIVMALYQGRAVGSCALIPLAGGDFELAKMAVDENMRGSGIGLMLGEHIIAKARQLGAKRLYLESNSLLVPAVNLYRKLGFTAVKGPASPYQRCNVQMEMLL; encoded by the coding sequence ATGGATTTTTATACCTTGGCAGGGCCCATGGCACTGGGCAGCCGCTTGCGCCGCCTTGCCGAACGTTTTACTCAGGATGCCGAAAAGATTTATCGCCACTATGACGTGGAGCTGGATCCGCGTTGGTTTCCAGTGTTTTACATGCTTGCAAACAAAGGCTGTAGCGGTATTGGTGTGCTGGCTGAAGATGTAGGGCAAAGCCATGCAGCCGTTAGCCAAGTGGTCAAAGCCATGGCTAAAAAAGGCCTGGTAACGGTTAATAAACAGGCCGCAGATGGCAGAGTCAGTGAGGTGTCTTTGACCGCTAAAGGCCAAGCGCAAGCCGCGAATCTGGCTCAGCAATGTGAAGATGTGGGCGCCGTGGTGAATAGTTTGTTGGCTAAGACACAGTCACAACTCTGGGCTGAGCTTGATACGTTGGAATACGAGCTGACCAAGTTAAGCCTGTTTGAACGGGTAGAGGACTTGTTGCAGACAAGGCAACAAAGCCAGCTGGCGTTGGTTCCTTTCTCTGGCCAATACCAAGAGGCCTTCAAGGCACTGAACGTGCATTGGATAAGCCAGCACTGGACTCTGGAGCCTAGCGACTTTAAGGCGCTCGATAACCCGGTAGAGAACATCATTGCTAAGGGCGGCTACATTGTCATGGCCCTTTACCAAGGTCGCGCCGTTGGGAGTTGCGCGCTGATACCGCTGGCAGGTGGCGACTTTGAGCTTGCCAAGATGGCCGTTGATGAAAACATGCGTGGCAGCGGTATTGGGCTAATGCTAGGAGAACATATTATTGCTAAAGCGCGGCAGCTCGGAGCAAAACGGTTGTATTTAGAGAGTAATAGCCTGCTGGTGCCAGCAGTTAATCTGTATCGAAAGCTTGGCTTTACCGCCGTTAAAGGGCCGGCTTCACCTTATCAGCGCTGTAATGTGCAAATGGAAATGCTGCTGTAA
- the ansA gene encoding asparaginase has protein sequence MAKKRIYVAYTGGTIGMQKSAKGYVPVPGFLVQHVKQHPDFQRPEMPDFDIHEYQPLMDSSDMTPDDWQHIADDIAQHYQQYDGFVILHGTDTMAYTASALSFMLENLGKPVIVTGSQIPLSALRSDGQENLLTALYLAAEYPINEVGLFFNNQLFRGNRATKAHADGFDAFASPNFPPLLEAGIQISKVPNKDALVAKGELKVHHITPQPIGMVRLYPGIDPAIISNLIQQPVKALILQSYGVGNAPSNPKLLKALSAASANGIVVINLSQCFKGAVNMTGYATGTGLAASGVISGGDMTVEATLTKLHFLFSQGLNVQEIREQMLVNLRGERNN, from the coding sequence ATGGCGAAGAAACGTATTTATGTGGCTTACACCGGTGGCACCATTGGTATGCAAAAATCCGCCAAAGGCTATGTGCCGGTGCCGGGTTTTCTGGTGCAGCACGTTAAGCAACATCCCGATTTTCAGCGCCCAGAAATGCCCGATTTTGATATTCACGAATATCAGCCACTGATGGACAGCTCCGATATGACGCCAGACGACTGGCAGCATATCGCCGATGACATCGCCCAGCATTACCAGCAATACGACGGTTTTGTTATTTTGCATGGCACCGACACCATGGCTTACACCGCCTCGGCGCTTTCGTTCATGCTGGAAAATCTAGGCAAACCGGTGATTGTAACCGGTTCACAAATTCCCCTGTCGGCGCTGCGCTCTGACGGCCAGGAAAACCTGCTGACGGCCCTGTATCTGGCGGCCGAATACCCCATTAACGAGGTGGGCCTTTTCTTTAATAACCAGCTCTTTCGTGGCAACCGTGCCACCAAGGCCCATGCCGACGGCTTTGATGCTTTCGCCTCACCCAATTTCCCGCCGCTATTGGAAGCGGGCATTCAAATCAGCAAAGTGCCCAACAAAGATGCCTTAGTCGCCAAGGGCGAGCTGAAGGTACACCACATCACCCCACAACCTATTGGCATGGTGCGCCTTTACCCGGGCATCGACCCTGCCATTATCAGTAACCTTATTCAGCAGCCGGTTAAGGCCCTGATTTTGCAAAGCTACGGGGTGGGTAATGCGCCTTCTAACCCGAAATTACTCAAAGCGCTCTCGGCAGCATCGGCGAACGGCATTGTGGTAATTAACCTCAGCCAGTGTTTTAAGGGGGCGGTGAATATGACCGGCTATGCCACCGGCACCGGCCTTGCTGCCAGCGGCGTGATATCCGGTGGCGACATGACAGTAGAGGCAACGCTCACCAAGCTGCATTTTCTTTTCAGCCAAGGCCTTAATGTTCAGGAAATACGTGAGCAAATGCTAGTGAACCTTCGGGGTGAGCGTAATAATTAA
- a CDS encoding oxidoreductase, translating into MSAAYPNLLKPLDLGFTTLKNRVLMGSMHTGLEEEKDGFKKMAAFYKARAEGGVGLIVTGGIAPTLRGRLSPFGSQLSCSFQARKHRLVTEAVHQADGKICLQILHAGRYAYHPFSLSASAKKAPINPFKPKAMSERQIKGTVNAFAKTAKLAQKAGYDGVEVMGSEGYLINQFLSLRTNKRHDGWGGSIENRARFPLAIIKAIRDRVGSDFIIIFRLSMLELVEEGMCWDDAVYLAKALEEAGVSIINTGIGWHEARIPTIVTSVPRAAFSWVTAKMKQQGLKVPLVTTNRINTPEVAEGILASGEADMVSMARPMLADPDFVNKAAAGQSDRINTCIACNQACLDHVFEQKRASCLVNPQACYETELVFKTAAKAKRIGVVGAGPAGMAFACYAAQKGHQVVLMDAASEIGGQFNYAKRIPGKEEFFETLRYFKNRLADLQVELRLNAPQTVLSLKNEAFDELVIATGINPRTPAIAGIDHPKVLSYLDVLRDNKPVGNKVAIIGAGGIGFDVAEFLAESGPSVSLDKDRWLAHWGVDKNIAQPGGLQAGQKEQAARQIWLLQRKTSKVGKRLGKTSGWVHRQTLSDFGVQMWPGVSYERIDDEGLHLKKAEQNQVLDVDNVILCAGQEPNKGLWQQLTDEGIFAHLIGGADVAAELDAKRAIRQGAELAARL; encoded by the coding sequence ATGAGTGCAGCATATCCTAACCTGTTGAAGCCATTGGATTTGGGCTTTACCACGTTAAAAAACCGGGTGTTGATGGGTTCCATGCACACCGGCCTTGAAGAAGAAAAAGACGGTTTCAAAAAAATGGCCGCTTTTTACAAAGCCCGCGCTGAAGGCGGCGTGGGCCTAATCGTAACCGGTGGCATAGCCCCTACCTTAAGGGGGCGCTTATCCCCTTTTGGCAGCCAGCTTTCCTGCAGCTTTCAAGCCAGAAAACATCGGCTGGTGACCGAAGCTGTGCATCAGGCAGACGGCAAAATATGCCTGCAAATTCTGCATGCCGGCCGTTATGCCTATCATCCGTTTTCGTTGTCTGCCAGTGCCAAAAAAGCCCCCATTAATCCCTTTAAGCCCAAGGCCATGTCCGAGCGGCAAATCAAAGGCACCGTTAATGCTTTTGCCAAAACTGCCAAATTGGCACAAAAAGCAGGGTACGACGGCGTCGAAGTGATGGGCTCTGAAGGTTATCTGATTAACCAGTTTTTAAGCCTTCGCACCAACAAGCGCCATGACGGCTGGGGCGGCAGTATTGAAAACCGGGCGCGCTTTCCCCTCGCCATTATTAAGGCCATCCGCGACCGCGTTGGCAGCGACTTTATTATTATCTTTCGCCTTTCGATGCTGGAACTGGTGGAAGAAGGAATGTGCTGGGATGACGCGGTGTATCTGGCCAAAGCGCTTGAAGAAGCCGGGGTCAGCATCATTAACACCGGCATTGGCTGGCACGAAGCGCGCATTCCCACCATTGTCACCTCGGTGCCACGGGCGGCCTTTTCCTGGGTTACCGCCAAAATGAAGCAACAGGGCCTGAAGGTGCCGTTGGTGACCACCAACAGGATCAACACCCCTGAGGTGGCGGAAGGCATTTTGGCCAGTGGTGAAGCCGATATGGTGTCGATGGCAAGGCCGATGCTGGCAGACCCTGACTTTGTTAATAAAGCGGCGGCCGGTCAAAGTGACCGCATCAATACCTGTATTGCCTGTAATCAGGCCTGCCTTGACCATGTCTTCGAGCAAAAGCGCGCAAGCTGCTTGGTTAACCCGCAGGCCTGCTATGAAACCGAATTGGTCTTTAAAACCGCCGCTAAAGCCAAACGTATTGGTGTGGTTGGGGCAGGCCCTGCCGGTATGGCTTTTGCCTGCTACGCCGCACAAAAAGGCCATCAGGTGGTGTTAATGGATGCAGCCAGTGAGATTGGTGGCCAATTTAATTACGCCAAGCGCATTCCCGGTAAAGAAGAGTTTTTTGAAACGCTGCGTTATTTCAAAAACCGCTTGGCTGACTTGCAGGTCGAGCTGCGGCTAAATGCGCCGCAAACCGTCTTAAGCCTGAAGAACGAGGCCTTTGACGAATTGGTAATAGCCACTGGCATTAATCCCCGTACCCCGGCCATTGCCGGCATTGACCACCCGAAAGTGCTGAGCTACCTGGATGTGCTGCGGGACAACAAGCCCGTTGGCAACAAGGTAGCCATTATTGGTGCCGGTGGCATCGGTTTTGATGTGGCGGAATTTTTGGCCGAGTCTGGCCCGTCGGTCAGCCTTGATAAAGACCGCTGGCTGGCTCATTGGGGCGTCGATAAAAACATCGCCCAGCCCGGTGGTTTACAAGCGGGCCAAAAAGAACAGGCGGCGCGGCAAATTTGGCTACTGCAGCGTAAAACCAGCAAGGTGGGTAAGAGGCTGGGTAAAACCTCGGGCTGGGTGCACCGGCAAACGCTGAGCGACTTTGGTGTGCAGATGTGGCCTGGGGTGAGCTATGAGCGCATTGATGATGAAGGCCTGCACCTTAAAAAAGCTGAGCAAAACCAGGTGCTCGACGTCGACAACGTCATTTTGTGTGCAGGCCAGGAACCTAATAAAGGGCTGTGGCAGCAGCTGACCGACGAGGGAATATTTGCGCACTTAATTGGTGGCGCCGATGTGGCGGCCGAGCTTGATGCTAAAAGGGCTATCCGCCAAGGGGCAGAATTGGCGGCCCGTTTGTAA
- the fur gene encoding ferric iron uptake transcriptional regulator yields the protein MPDENQALRDAGLKVTLPRVKILELLQQPDFQHISAEDLYKKLIELGEEIGLATVYRVLNQFDDAGIVTRHHFEGGKSVFELSQKHHHDHLVCLKCGLVVEFIDDVIEQRQKDVAKANNIKLTHHSLYLYGECLDTEACEKRRRGEE from the coding sequence ATGCCGGACGAGAATCAAGCACTTAGAGATGCTGGCCTTAAGGTCACCTTGCCGCGAGTCAAGATCCTGGAGTTGTTGCAACAGCCCGACTTCCAGCACATCAGTGCCGAAGATCTCTACAAAAAGCTCATTGAGCTGGGTGAAGAGATCGGCCTTGCTACCGTATATCGCGTACTGAACCAGTTTGATGATGCCGGTATCGTGACCCGCCACCACTTCGAAGGCGGCAAGTCGGTTTTTGAGCTTTCACAGAAACACCATCACGACCATCTGGTTTGCCTGAAATGCGGCTTAGTGGTTGAATTTATTGATGATGTAATTGAACAACGGCAGAAAGATGTGGCGAAAGCCAATAACATCAAACTGACCCACCACAGCCTTTATCTCTATGGCGAATGCCTCGACACTGAAGCCTGTGAAAAACGCCGCCGCGGCGAAGAATAA
- the sppA gene encoding signal peptide peptidase SppA, with product MLTMLKKVFSFIWQALNGLRRLVMSLLVLVIVVAIISSLGEDKGPEVPKDGALVLNLDGVLVEKAKQVDPFKAVTQELQGSSEPPEMQMSDVLDVIKNAKDDNRIKMLVLKLGGLYTSSPDKLMTIGDAIEDFKKSGKQVVAIGDYYTQGQYLLAAYANKVYLNKDGFMSIDGFGRYRLYYKSLLDKLKVTTHVFRVGTFKSAVEPYIRDDMSDAAKDANRTFLNALWGQYQDKIVALRHLKAGALDDMLNNLPERFAAAGSDFAQLALKEGLVDKLMTRNDMEQALIADVGENDEHSFRHISYDDYLSIIHPKFDVPKKGPKVGVIVAQGEIVDGTAPVNMSGGDSIAALIRQARFDKDIKAVVLRVDSPGGSAFASEIIHQELLALKKAGKPVVVSMGTYAASGGYWISASADEIIAHPTTLTGSIGIFGMLATFENSLDAIGVHSDGVGTSEYAGTTLTRPLSDNLKKIIQGNVEKGYDRFLTLVAKNRHMSKEDVNKIAQGHIWIGTQAKKLGLVDKLGDEQLAIKDAAKMANLTHYSVENVVKKLTPKQQFIQTIFGDAAQMAASVQTQKYPWLSKILASLDSDVSPLVDMKDPQGMYMYCRDCNFN from the coding sequence ATGCTGACCATGTTGAAAAAGGTCTTTTCATTTATCTGGCAGGCACTTAATGGCCTGCGTCGGCTGGTAATGAGCCTGTTGGTGCTTGTTATCGTGGTTGCCATTATCAGTTCACTGGGCGAAGACAAAGGCCCGGAAGTGCCGAAAGACGGTGCGCTGGTACTGAACCTTGACGGTGTGCTGGTAGAAAAAGCCAAGCAGGTTGACCCCTTTAAAGCGGTCACCCAGGAACTGCAAGGTTCTAGCGAACCGCCGGAAATGCAGATGAGCGATGTGCTTGATGTCATTAAAAATGCCAAGGATGACAACCGCATCAAAATGCTGGTGCTAAAACTCGGTGGCCTTTACACCTCCAGCCCAGACAAGCTGATGACCATTGGCGATGCCATTGAAGACTTCAAGAAAAGTGGCAAGCAAGTGGTTGCCATTGGTGACTACTACACCCAGGGCCAATACCTGTTAGCGGCTTACGCCAACAAGGTTTACCTGAATAAAGACGGCTTTATGTCCATCGACGGTTTTGGCCGCTATCGCCTTTATTACAAGTCGCTGCTCGACAAGCTGAAGGTCACTACCCATGTGTTCCGGGTGGGCACCTTTAAATCGGCGGTTGAGCCATACATTCGCGACGATATGTCCGATGCTGCCAAAGACGCCAACCGCACCTTCTTGAACGCCCTTTGGGGACAATATCAAGACAAGATTGTTGCCCTGCGCCACCTTAAAGCCGGTGCGCTGGACGACATGCTGAACAACCTGCCCGAGCGCTTTGCCGCTGCCGGTTCTGACTTTGCCCAGCTAGCCTTAAAAGAAGGCCTGGTAGACAAACTAATGACCCGCAACGACATGGAGCAGGCATTAATTGCCGATGTGGGCGAAAACGACGAGCACAGCTTCCGCCACATTAGCTACGACGACTATTTGTCTATTATCCACCCCAAATTCGACGTGCCGAAAAAAGGCCCGAAAGTGGGCGTGATTGTGGCGCAAGGCGAAATTGTTGACGGCACCGCGCCGGTGAATATGTCCGGTGGTGACTCCATTGCCGCCCTGATTCGCCAAGCCCGTTTTGATAAAGACATCAAAGCGGTGGTGCTGCGGGTAGACAGCCCCGGCGGCAGCGCCTTTGCCAGTGAAATTATTCACCAGGAACTGTTGGCCCTGAAAAAGGCCGGCAAGCCGGTGGTGGTTTCCATGGGTACTTATGCAGCATCCGGTGGCTACTGGATCTCCGCCAGTGCTGACGAAATTATTGCCCACCCCACTACCCTTACCGGCTCTATTGGTATCTTCGGCATGCTGGCCACCTTTGAAAACAGCCTGGACGCCATAGGCGTGCACAGCGACGGGGTTGGTACCTCTGAATATGCCGGTACTACCCTCACCCGGCCGCTGTCTGACAACCTGAAGAAAATCATTCAAGGCAATGTCGAAAAAGGCTATGACCGCTTCCTGACCCTGGTGGCTAAAAACCGCCACATGTCGAAAGAAGACGTTAATAAAATTGCCCAAGGCCACATCTGGATTGGTACTCAAGCCAAAAAACTTGGCCTGGTAGATAAGTTAGGCGACGAACAGCTGGCCATTAAGGATGCGGCCAAAATGGCTAACCTAACTCACTACAGCGTTGAAAATGTTGTGAAAAAACTCACACCCAAACAGCAGTTTATTCAAACTATCTTTGGTGATGCAGCGCAAATGGCCGCCAGTGTACAAACCCAAAAATATCCTTGGCTGAGCAAAATTCTCGCCAGCCTCGATAGCGATGTGTCACCACTGGTTGATATGAAAGATCCGCAAGGCATGTACATGTACTGCCGTGATTGCAACTTCAACTAA